Proteins encoded by one window of Halobacteriovorax sp. GB3:
- a CDS encoding exo-beta-N-acetylmuramidase NamZ family protein encodes MSSTIIGLERLLDSKEEQSKIKGNIAYLCHSASVDRNYNIGIIGLKKVFGDRLKKIFGPQHGLVSDVQDNMVETDHYIHPFFQLPVYSLYSETRVPTDEMLEGIDTFIVDLQDVGTRVYTYISTMTYTMAACAKKGIRLVILDRPNPVGGQMIEGTVLQEGYESFVGVLPIAQRHAMTMAEVALFAKEQQKIDVDLEIVQMEHWNRSMHWIETMRDWINPSPNLPTPQSSLTFCGTVLFEGTNISEGRGTTRSLEVVGHPALGPYQFLDKRADLFSKFEGISLRPLVFMPTFQKHAGSPCGGLHIHLTENSKAQTWRLGQVLMRELYHELGEKFEWNKKPYEYEFDKIAIDLINGTDSLRKWIEKNGSLEELSALEALGLEPFLNVRENSLIYK; translated from the coding sequence GTGTCCTCGACAATTATTGGACTAGAACGTCTTTTAGATTCAAAAGAAGAACAAAGTAAAATTAAAGGCAATATCGCCTACTTGTGCCACAGTGCTTCAGTTGATCGAAATTACAATATCGGTATCATCGGTCTTAAAAAAGTTTTTGGTGATCGCCTAAAAAAAATTTTCGGTCCACAACATGGACTCGTAAGTGATGTACAAGACAATATGGTCGAAACAGACCACTATATTCACCCGTTTTTCCAACTACCAGTCTATTCACTTTACAGTGAGACAAGAGTTCCAACTGACGAGATGCTCGAGGGAATCGACACTTTTATCGTAGATCTTCAGGATGTGGGAACTCGCGTTTATACTTATATCTCAACAATGACTTATACAATGGCGGCCTGTGCAAAAAAAGGAATTCGCCTCGTCATTCTCGATCGTCCCAATCCCGTTGGTGGACAAATGATCGAAGGAACTGTTTTACAAGAGGGTTACGAATCTTTTGTTGGCGTACTTCCCATTGCTCAACGCCACGCAATGACCATGGCCGAAGTCGCTCTCTTTGCAAAAGAGCAGCAGAAGATCGATGTCGATCTTGAAATCGTACAAATGGAACACTGGAACAGATCAATGCATTGGATTGAAACGATGAGAGATTGGATCAACCCCTCGCCCAATCTTCCAACCCCACAAAGTAGTCTCACATTTTGTGGAACCGTTCTCTTTGAGGGAACAAATATCTCAGAAGGTCGTGGTACAACGAGGTCATTAGAAGTCGTTGGTCACCCAGCTCTTGGTCCCTACCAGTTTTTAGATAAAAGAGCTGATCTCTTTTCTAAGTTTGAAGGAATTTCTCTTAGACCCCTAGTTTTTATGCCGACATTCCAAAAGCACGCGGGCTCTCCTTGTGGCGGTCTTCATATCCACCTAACAGAAAATTCAAAGGCGCAAACATGGAGACTTGGTCAGGTGCTTATGCGAGAGCTCTATCATGAACTTGGCGAAAAGTTTGAATGGAATAAAAAACCATACGAGTACGAATTTGATAAAATTGCCATTGATTTAATTAACGGTACAGATTCGCTTAGAAAGTGGATTGAAAAAAATGGATCACTCGAAGAATTAAGTGCGCTAGAGGCCCTTGGGCTTGAGCCTTTCTTGAATGTGAGAGAAAACTCGTTGATTTATAAATAG
- a CDS encoding ABC transporter substrate-binding protein, which translates to MRKFLGKTLLLSSLLMPSIIGQAHAQEKETEIKIGTVFAMTGGIATYGQESLNGIKLALKDINKKGVLGKKIKIISEDNRSEPTDAASAVKKLIEVDKVSIVIGSVASTNTLAGAPIAQKAQIPLLTPASTNEKVTQVGNFVSRTCFTDEFQGVVMAKFAAENLKKKKAAIIIDTSSDYSKGLARVFKKEFTRLGGEIIPDEFSYIQKDTDFRSLLRKVKRRKPDVIFLPGYYTEAGLILKQARSMGIDLPFLGGDGWDSPDLQKLAGDAVKGNYISSHFAADDSDKLVQSFVKNYTATFGNKPGAMAALGYDAILVVADALKRAGSTDPKALNAAIAATKGFQGVTGLITIDSNRNARKSAVVLETTPAGNIFNSKVNP; encoded by the coding sequence ATGAGAAAGTTTTTAGGGAAAACTCTTTTATTGTCATCGCTGCTAATGCCTTCAATTATTGGTCAAGCGCATGCACAAGAGAAAGAAACTGAAATTAAAATCGGAACTGTTTTTGCTATGACAGGTGGCATTGCTACTTATGGTCAAGAAAGCTTAAACGGAATCAAGCTTGCGCTAAAAGACATCAACAAAAAAGGTGTTCTTGGAAAGAAAATTAAAATCATTAGCGAAGATAACAGAAGTGAGCCGACTGATGCGGCTTCAGCAGTAAAAAAACTTATTGAAGTTGATAAAGTATCAATCGTTATTGGCTCTGTTGCTTCAACAAATACACTCGCTGGTGCACCTATTGCACAGAAAGCACAAATTCCTCTTCTTACTCCCGCTTCGACAAATGAGAAAGTCACACAAGTTGGAAACTTTGTTTCAAGAACTTGTTTCACTGACGAATTTCAAGGTGTCGTTATGGCGAAATTTGCAGCAGAAAATCTTAAAAAGAAAAAAGCCGCTATCATCATCGACACTTCTTCAGACTATTCAAAAGGTCTAGCTCGTGTCTTCAAAAAAGAATTTACAAGACTTGGTGGAGAAATCATTCCTGATGAGTTCTCTTACATTCAAAAAGACACAGACTTTCGCTCACTTCTAAGAAAAGTAAAAAGAAGAAAGCCTGATGTTATTTTTCTACCAGGATACTATACAGAAGCAGGTCTTATCCTAAAGCAAGCTCGTAGTATGGGAATTGATCTTCCATTCCTTGGTGGTGACGGATGGGACTCTCCAGACCTTCAAAAACTTGCAGGAGATGCTGTTAAAGGTAACTACATTAGTTCTCACTTTGCAGCAGATGATAGTGATAAACTCGTTCAGTCGTTTGTAAAAAACTACACAGCAACTTTTGGTAACAAGCCAGGGGCCATGGCCGCTCTTGGATACGATGCCATTCTCGTTGTAGCCGATGCTCTTAAAAGGGCCGGTTCAACAGATCCTAAGGCCCTCAATGCCGCGATTGCTGCGACAAAGGGTTTTCAAGGAGTCACTGGACTCATTACAATTGACTCAAATAGAAATGCTAGAAAGAGTGCTGTTGTTCTCGAAACAACTCCTGCCGGAAACATCTTCAATTCTAAAGTTAATCCATAA
- a CDS encoding branched-chain amino acid ABC transporter permease: MTGEEIQFFFYDLCQFLLNGIAQGSIYALIALGYTMVYGIIKLINFAHGEFYMIGAFIGYYICRYLISVDMDPALALLIGLPLAMIGSGTIAVIVEKLVYRPIRGHGRITPLITALGASLFFQYLGQGTVGAEPKAFPSLISSDGIGFFDDNIFISYVQILIMALTLLIMTFLWWLVTHTKIGKAMRATSYNRNAAELMGIDTDKVISFTFFLGASLAGATGVLVGMYYNTVEPMMGLIPGLKAFIAAVLGGIGIIPGAALGGLVLGIAENLVVGFWISTYRDAVAFAILILILLIKPAGLLGKNVKEKV, translated from the coding sequence GTGACTGGAGAAGAGATTCAATTCTTTTTTTACGATCTATGCCAATTCCTACTTAACGGAATTGCTCAAGGTAGTATCTACGCCCTCATTGCCCTTGGTTACACCATGGTTTATGGGATCATTAAATTAATCAATTTCGCCCACGGTGAATTCTATATGATCGGAGCTTTTATTGGCTATTACATATGCCGATATCTTATCTCCGTCGATATGGACCCAGCGCTGGCGCTTTTAATAGGTCTTCCACTTGCCATGATTGGAAGTGGAACCATTGCTGTCATTGTCGAAAAACTTGTTTATAGACCAATTCGTGGCCACGGACGCATTACTCCCCTGATTACCGCACTAGGTGCTTCCCTCTTTTTTCAATACCTAGGACAAGGAACAGTAGGAGCGGAACCTAAGGCCTTCCCAAGCCTCATCTCATCGGATGGAATTGGTTTTTTTGATGACAATATTTTTATTTCCTATGTTCAAATACTCATTATGGCCCTGACTCTTTTAATCATGACTTTTCTATGGTGGCTTGTTACCCACACTAAAATAGGAAAGGCAATGAGAGCGACAAGTTATAATAGAAACGCAGCTGAACTTATGGGTATTGATACAGATAAAGTTATTAGTTTCACATTCTTCTTAGGTGCTTCCCTTGCGGGAGCAACCGGTGTTCTCGTTGGAATGTATTACAACACAGTTGAACCGATGATGGGACTCATTCCAGGTCTAAAGGCCTTCATCGCCGCCGTCCTTGGCGGAATCGGAATTATCCCAGGCGCTGCCCTTGGTGGACTCGTGCTCGGAATTGCTGAAAACCTCGTCGTTGGTTTTTGGATTTCTACTTATCGTGATGCTGTTGCCTTTGCCATCCTCATTCTCATCCTGCTAATTAAACCGGCCGGACTACTAGGGAAAAACGTTAAGGAGAAAGTTTAA
- a CDS encoding branched-chain amino acid ABC transporter permease: MNLEYIAHLAAISGIFIILAVSLNLINGICGELSLGHAGFWAVGAYVGGAYGVFMPLPIPDFMNLFISCGLGFVGAALAGLVIGVPCLRLRGDYLAIATLGFGEIIRIIIMNMDIVGGPRGLTGIPKWTNLPLLYFIIALTVIFMANLIRGTHGRAIISIREDEIAADCMGIYTFKYKTLAFVIGAGFAGVAGALYAHYQEFISPNSFTFMWSVIILIMVILGGLGSISGSIAGAIILTVLPELLRFFGETISQWRMLIYSVLLIVLMLARPKGIFGKKEFNPLALFQKKGTNS, translated from the coding sequence ATGAACTTAGAATATATTGCTCACCTGGCAGCGATCTCAGGAATCTTTATCATCCTCGCTGTGAGCTTGAATTTAATTAATGGAATCTGCGGAGAGCTCTCTCTTGGTCACGCTGGTTTTTGGGCCGTTGGTGCCTATGTTGGTGGCGCCTATGGTGTTTTTATGCCACTGCCAATTCCAGACTTTATGAACCTTTTTATTTCTTGTGGTCTAGGCTTTGTCGGCGCGGCTCTTGCTGGACTTGTTATTGGTGTTCCTTGCCTGCGTCTTCGAGGCGACTACTTGGCCATTGCCACCCTGGGCTTTGGGGAGATCATACGAATCATCATTATGAATATGGATATTGTTGGAGGACCTAGAGGTCTTACGGGAATTCCAAAATGGACCAATCTTCCCCTACTTTATTTCATCATTGCCCTAACGGTTATTTTCATGGCCAATCTCATTCGTGGAACTCATGGCCGTGCCATCATCAGTATTCGTGAAGATGAAATTGCAGCTGACTGTATGGGAATTTACACTTTCAAATACAAAACCCTTGCCTTTGTCATTGGCGCTGGGTTTGCTGGTGTTGCTGGAGCACTATACGCTCACTATCAAGAATTTATTAGTCCAAACTCATTCACATTTATGTGGTCAGTTATTATTTTGATTATGGTTATTCTTGGTGGTCTTGGTTCAATTTCAGGATCTATTGCTGGAGCAATTATCTTAACTGTACTGCCGGAGTTGTTACGTTTCTTTGGAGAGACAATCTCCCAGTGGCGTATGCTCATTTACTCAGTACTTCTTATTGTTCTCATGCTTGCAAGACCAAAGGGAATTTTTGGTAAAAAAGAATTTAACCCTCTCGCACTCTTTCAAAAGAAAGGAACAAATTCATGA
- a CDS encoding ABC transporter ATP-binding protein — protein MSSVLQTNNITMRFGGLVAVNNFKMDIGANELVGIIGPNGAGKTTIFNMITGVYTPTEGDVLLDGKSIVGEHVAHITQKGIARTFQNIRLFKDLTVLDNIKLACHYRTEYNLLQSIFRTRKYHSEEERIEKEAIELLKIFGLESKLHTLAKNLPYGEQRRLEIARALGTKPKVLLLDEPAAGMNPKETADLTKLIRWVRDTFNIAILLIEHDMKLVMEVCERIYVVDHGEEIAVGGPKDIQNNPKVIEAYLGTSDEEELEA, from the coding sequence ATGAGTTCTGTATTACAAACAAATAATATAACAATGCGCTTTGGTGGTCTGGTTGCCGTCAACAATTTTAAAATGGATATTGGTGCCAATGAATTGGTTGGGATTATCGGGCCTAATGGTGCGGGAAAGACAACGATCTTTAACATGATTACTGGCGTCTATACACCAACGGAGGGAGATGTTCTTCTAGATGGGAAATCGATTGTTGGTGAGCACGTGGCCCACATTACACAAAAAGGAATTGCCAGAACATTTCAAAATATTCGTCTCTTTAAAGACCTAACGGTTCTCGACAATATCAAACTCGCCTGCCACTACAGAACTGAGTACAACCTTCTCCAATCTATATTTAGAACAAGGAAGTATCACTCTGAAGAGGAGCGTATTGAAAAAGAGGCCATTGAACTTTTAAAGATCTTTGGACTTGAGAGTAAACTCCATACGCTCGCAAAAAACCTCCCTTACGGAGAGCAGCGACGACTAGAGATCGCCAGGGCCCTTGGAACAAAACCAAAAGTCCTTCTTCTCGATGAACCGGCAGCTGGGATGAACCCAAAAGAGACGGCCGATCTAACAAAACTTATTCGTTGGGTTCGCGACACATTTAATATTGCAATTCTTCTTATTGAACACGACATGAAACTCGTTATGGAAGTTTGTGAGAGAATCTATGTGGTTGATCATGGCGAAGAAATTGCTGTGGGTGGGCCAAAAGATATTCAAAACAATCCAAAAGTTATTGAGGCCTATCTAGGAACAAGTGATGAAGAGGAGTTGGAGGCATAA
- a CDS encoding ABC transporter ATP-binding protein, whose protein sequence is MSTPLLEVKGMHVHYGNIHAIHGIDLHINEGEIVTILGSNGAGKTTTLHTISGLLKPSSGQILFKGAPIESLKAFEIVKKGIAQSPEGRMVFPDLTVKENLEMGAYLRDDHEQIKKDYEYMFKLFPRLEERSKQLAGTLSGGEQQMVAIARAYMSRPQLLLLDEPSLGIAPILVQNIFSAIKEINKHDKMTILLVEQNAFAALKIAHRGYVLTTGEIAMQGDAKELISNEEIQKAYLGH, encoded by the coding sequence ATGAGTACACCATTATTAGAAGTTAAAGGAATGCATGTTCACTATGGAAATATTCATGCCATCCACGGAATTGATCTCCATATTAATGAAGGTGAAATCGTCACGATTCTCGGTTCCAATGGAGCGGGAAAGACGACAACACTTCACACAATTTCAGGCCTGTTAAAACCAAGTTCAGGACAAATACTTTTTAAAGGCGCACCCATAGAAAGCCTCAAGGCCTTTGAGATTGTTAAGAAAGGTATTGCTCAGTCACCAGAAGGAAGAATGGTCTTTCCCGATCTTACGGTAAAGGAAAACTTAGAAATGGGTGCTTATCTTCGTGATGATCATGAGCAAATAAAAAAAGATTACGAGTATATGTTCAAGCTCTTCCCTCGTCTTGAGGAAAGAAGTAAACAATTGGCAGGAACACTCTCTGGAGGAGAGCAACAGATGGTTGCCATTGCTAGGGCCTATATGAGTCGCCCTCAGCTTCTGCTACTCGATGAACCAAGTCTTGGGATCGCGCCAATTCTCGTACAAAATATTTTCTCAGCAATTAAAGAAATTAATAAGCATGACAAAATGACAATACTTTTAGTTGAACAAAATGCCTTTGCGGCCTTGAAGATCGCTCACCGTGGTTATGTTTTAACCACTGGAGAAATCGCTATGCAAGGTGATGCAAAAGAATTAATATCAAATGAAGAAATTCAAAAGGCATATTTAGGTCATTAA
- a CDS encoding trypsin-like serine peptidase yields MTKRHGVLLVLLLTLFSCGKKDHTENSAKLMNSSIIIGSLDWKEVTTLLETDIKRVKSKAVATIDLPAMGSRCTGFLISEDLLMTNHHCIPTPAHASGVTATFNRLHGVSATEYIPYDCSEFVLNNQALDFAILRCTSSPGLEYNTVELATQEVSVGEPIYVVQQNCDYYNQRSCNWTKKFSEGQITEVASIYAHNADTLGGSSGSPVLSQNSNTVVSIHNAGSGNNGMGRGFMNYSVPMSKITSFLQSAHPDIYAQIISDDADTDPRPSEPTDPSDQSNTSMSSALVLTKERETHSMSINSSGEKRYFKMIITGPTPLEATLSFTHSQGDLDLALVSESGEKIKVSQGTKDSESISNELEAGTYFLVVYGYSSATGKFSLTTKVETQNPTSNDTMESAKKIKSPSITSASIESGVDLYYKVDIGISANATLEFVHANGDLDLFALDAAGNVVRKSEGIKNTESITLTRSSNIRYLVVKGYNGAAGDFKLSLN; encoded by the coding sequence ATGACCAAAAGACATGGAGTTCTTCTCGTTTTACTACTAACCCTCTTCTCTTGTGGAAAAAAGGACCACACGGAAAACTCGGCAAAACTAATGAATTCAAGCATCATTATTGGAAGCTTGGATTGGAAAGAAGTGACGACCCTCTTAGAGACAGATATTAAAAGAGTAAAGTCAAAGGCCGTGGCCACAATCGATCTGCCCGCTATGGGTTCACGTTGTACAGGTTTTCTTATTAGTGAAGATCTCCTTATGACAAATCATCACTGCATTCCAACACCGGCCCACGCAAGTGGTGTAACGGCAACATTTAATCGCTTACACGGCGTTTCTGCAACAGAGTACATCCCCTATGATTGTTCTGAATTTGTTCTTAACAATCAGGCATTGGATTTTGCAATTCTTCGCTGTACGAGTTCACCTGGTCTTGAATACAACACAGTAGAGTTAGCAACACAAGAAGTCTCTGTTGGAGAGCCAATCTATGTCGTTCAACAAAATTGCGATTACTACAATCAACGCTCTTGTAACTGGACAAAGAAATTTAGCGAAGGACAAATCACAGAAGTTGCATCGATCTACGCCCACAATGCCGACACACTTGGAGGAAGCTCAGGAAGCCCTGTTCTAAGTCAAAATTCAAATACTGTTGTCTCAATTCATAATGCAGGATCAGGTAATAATGGTATGGGTCGAGGCTTTATGAACTACAGTGTGCCAATGAGCAAAATCACAAGTTTTCTTCAAAGCGCACACCCAGATATATATGCACAGATAATAAGTGATGATGCAGATACTGATCCCAGGCCAAGTGAACCAACAGATCCAAGCGATCAAAGCAACACATCAATGAGTAGTGCTCTTGTTCTTACCAAAGAAAGAGAAACTCATTCAATGAGTATCAACTCGAGTGGAGAAAAACGCTACTTCAAAATGATTATTACTGGGCCAACACCCCTGGAGGCCACTCTTTCATTCACTCATTCCCAAGGTGATCTCGACTTGGCCCTCGTTAGTGAAAGTGGCGAGAAGATTAAGGTTTCACAAGGAACAAAAGATAGTGAATCAATTTCAAATGAACTCGAAGCTGGGACATACTTCTTAGTTGTCTACGGCTACTCTAGTGCAACTGGAAAATTTAGCTTAACAACAAAAGTTGAAACTCAAAATCCGACAAGTAACGACACGATGGAAAGCGCTAAAAAAATAAAATCTCCATCTATAACAAGCGCGAGCATAGAATCAGGAGTTGATCTCTACTACAAAGTTGATATAGGGATTAGTGCCAATGCTACTTTAGAATTTGTTCATGCCAATGGCGACTTAGATCTCTTCGCGCTTGATGCAGCAGGAAATGTGGTAAGAAAAAGTGAGGGAATTAAAAATACAGAGTCTATTACCCTTACGCGCTCATCTAATATTCGCTACCTCGTCGTCAAAGGATACAACGGAGCAGCAGGTGATTTCAAGCTATCATTAAATTAA
- a CDS encoding NAD(P)/FAD-dependent oxidoreductase has product MTSDPNLIVIVGGGPVGLYLSIYIKTLSPNQSVCVIEKSSWPKDKVCGQGLLPKGVSCLEEVGIKNLGLSLEGIQIHFKERDFLLKAGSKFRGIKRSDLSNELYLKARLMGVTLLESSLVRSVDLHSKKIKISQDQRIREITYHQLIAADGINSSMRRLLGVLNKSSLKRFGAREHFVVEKELGRVHVFYHEQIECYLTPVSKDQVEFCFLWHQENANHKEFLKNKESLYQLFEHEFLRLGLGLNSRRSLLDFKVLGPLSRSPVLRKEGVYFVGDACQFKDGITGEGVSLGLSQARSLASHLTGSRSLLSYLFLSSLNIFIYRLGCEFMLFFSSNYSRTSLLGELFFSKISMFYTYLKRQFS; this is encoded by the coding sequence ATGACAAGCGATCCTAATTTGATTGTCATTGTTGGAGGGGGTCCTGTTGGGCTTTATCTTTCAATTTATATAAAGACTTTGTCTCCCAACCAAAGTGTCTGTGTCATCGAGAAGAGCTCATGGCCAAAGGATAAAGTTTGTGGCCAAGGACTTCTTCCAAAAGGTGTTTCGTGTTTAGAGGAAGTTGGAATAAAAAATCTTGGTCTTAGTCTTGAAGGAATACAAATTCATTTTAAAGAAAGAGATTTTCTTTTAAAGGCCGGATCAAAATTTAGGGGAATTAAAAGAAGTGATCTTTCAAATGAATTGTACTTAAAAGCAAGATTAATGGGAGTGACACTTCTTGAATCCTCACTTGTAAGAAGTGTTGATCTACATTCTAAGAAAATAAAAATTAGTCAAGATCAGAGGATAAGAGAGATTACTTATCATCAACTTATCGCTGCCGATGGAATTAATTCAAGTATGAGACGCCTACTTGGGGTTTTGAATAAATCATCTTTAAAGCGATTTGGTGCAAGAGAGCATTTTGTCGTTGAAAAAGAACTAGGGCGGGTTCACGTGTTTTATCATGAGCAGATTGAATGTTATTTAACTCCTGTATCGAAGGATCAAGTTGAATTCTGTTTTCTTTGGCATCAAGAAAATGCGAATCACAAAGAATTTTTAAAGAATAAAGAATCACTCTATCAATTATTTGAACATGAGTTTTTGAGACTAGGACTAGGTCTGAACTCGAGAAGATCACTCTTAGATTTCAAAGTTCTTGGCCCTCTAAGCAGGTCTCCTGTCCTTAGAAAAGAGGGGGTTTACTTTGTCGGTGATGCTTGTCAATTTAAAGATGGGATCACTGGTGAAGGCGTTAGTTTAGGTCTCTCTCAGGCGCGCTCTCTTGCAAGTCATTTAACTGGCTCAAGAAGTCTTTTAAGCTATCTTTTTTTAAGCTCATTAAACATTTTTATTTATAGGTTAGGCTGTGAGTTTATGCTCTTTTTCTCTTCTAATTATTCTCGCACAAGTCTTCTTGGCGAACTCTTTTTCTCAAAGATTTCGATGTTTTATACTTATTTGAAGCGTCAATTTTCCTAA
- a CDS encoding AMP-binding protein, giving the protein MFSILNWHKDNERKIHFYSKKGVNSYSYSSLIQSIHYLETDFKNRGIKKGDVVALMFPTSLELVATFFALWKIGATPTFLYPPIRLGKIDFWLEKTKHCLKEVDARFLILHDILKMTGNSLPIEHFSVSLKEIDSFESYPSSFSLKEIEINDKEIAFIQFSSGSTGSPRPIEIPFSALYANIKAIIKALNIKEGTSESCVSWLPLYHDMGLVGGFLCAIYAKASLTLIEPSQFLACPSLWFKAISKMKATVSVAPNFSLGLLSKRFKESDYEGVDLSSLRVLMCGAEHISNETYSKFYRFFSPYGLSELAFTPVYGLAENTLAATFSKASSVAKAKYFDEAALKVDKIAIATDHGRELFSVGFPVEGTQIEILDDCGESLGEAHVGEVAFFGSSMCANVKRDSFGRIRTGDFGLLYEGELFILGRKKEVLIINGRNIDPVEIEQVASKIPGVREGTVMAFSSTKNQKDSEEIIVFLEQAHSMSDKGLSNLKNEIKKDVLKEVALTVSEIHVFKKSSLPRTSSGKLMRVKAKELYESGKYLSLEGGPVVDFFSKYIALFKLFVFYPLKKKMAYDKRS; this is encoded by the coding sequence ATGTTCTCTATACTAAATTGGCATAAAGACAATGAGCGAAAAATTCACTTTTATTCTAAAAAAGGCGTCAATTCCTACTCTTATTCTAGTCTTATTCAGTCGATTCATTACTTGGAGACAGATTTTAAAAATAGGGGAATTAAAAAAGGTGATGTTGTCGCTTTGATGTTCCCAACTAGTCTAGAACTTGTTGCGACTTTCTTTGCTCTTTGGAAGATCGGCGCCACTCCAACTTTTCTTTATCCTCCTATTAGGCTAGGAAAAATTGATTTTTGGCTAGAAAAAACGAAGCACTGTTTGAAAGAAGTAGACGCCCGTTTTCTCATCTTGCACGATATTTTAAAAATGACGGGTAATTCATTGCCTATTGAGCATTTTTCAGTGTCTTTAAAAGAGATTGATTCGTTTGAATCTTATCCTAGCTCTTTTTCTCTTAAAGAAATTGAAATTAATGATAAGGAAATCGCCTTTATTCAATTCTCTTCTGGCTCAACCGGAAGTCCTAGACCAATTGAAATTCCATTTTCTGCTCTTTATGCCAATATTAAGGCCATTATTAAAGCGCTTAATATTAAGGAAGGAACGAGCGAGAGTTGCGTGAGTTGGCTCCCTTTGTACCATGATATGGGCCTTGTTGGTGGTTTTCTTTGTGCCATCTATGCAAAGGCTTCTCTCACACTTATTGAACCTTCTCAGTTTTTGGCCTGCCCCTCACTTTGGTTTAAGGCCATCTCTAAAATGAAGGCCACTGTCAGTGTGGCGCCTAATTTTTCGCTTGGTCTTCTTTCAAAACGATTTAAAGAAAGTGATTATGAGGGAGTCGACCTGTCTAGCCTTCGCGTTCTCATGTGTGGGGCCGAGCATATAAGCAATGAAACCTATTCTAAGTTTTATCGTTTTTTTTCTCCATACGGACTGAGTGAGCTCGCCTTTACTCCCGTTTATGGACTTGCCGAAAATACTCTTGCTGCGACATTTTCTAAGGCAAGCTCTGTAGCCAAAGCAAAGTACTTTGATGAGGCCGCCCTTAAAGTTGATAAAATCGCCATCGCTACTGATCATGGACGAGAGCTATTTAGTGTTGGATTTCCGGTGGAAGGAACTCAAATAGAGATCTTAGATGATTGTGGAGAGTCTCTTGGTGAAGCTCATGTTGGCGAGGTGGCCTTTTTTGGAAGTTCAATGTGTGCAAATGTAAAGCGCGACTCGTTTGGGAGAATTAGAACAGGTGACTTTGGCCTTCTCTATGAGGGAGAACTCTTTATTTTAGGGAGGAAAAAAGAAGTCCTCATTATTAACGGTCGCAATATAGATCCTGTAGAAATCGAGCAAGTAGCTTCGAAGATTCCTGGTGTTCGTGAAGGAACTGTGATGGCCTTCAGCTCAACAAAGAATCAAAAAGACAGCGAAGAAATTATTGTCTTTCTAGAACAAGCTCATTCCATGAGTGACAAGGGTCTTTCGAACTTAAAAAATGAAATAAAAAAAGATGTTCTAAAAGAAGTGGCACTGACAGTTAGTGAAATTCACGTCTTTAAAAAATCTTCTCTTCCTCGTACAAGTTCAGGCAAGCTTATGCGTGTAAAGGCCAAGGAGCTTTATGAGAGTGGAAAGTATTTATCGTTAGAAGGAGGGCCCGTTGTAGATTTCTTTTCTAAGTATATTGCCCTTTTTAAACTCTTTGTATTTTATCCATTAAAAAAGAAGATGGCCTATGACAAGCGATCCTAA
- a CDS encoding acyl carrier protein, which produces MSETEIFNIVEKILKNECLVDSSLEISKQSKLIDDLFLDSINQLTLLSSLENHFQMVIEDTFDPPQTVGDIVSLIKKSI; this is translated from the coding sequence ATGAGCGAAACTGAAATTTTTAATATTGTAGAAAAGATTTTAAAGAACGAGTGTCTCGTTGATAGCAGTTTAGAGATTTCTAAGCAATCAAAACTCATTGATGATCTTTTTTTAGATTCGATTAATCAACTCACTCTTTTAAGCTCCCTAGAAAATCACTTTCAAATGGTAATTGAAGATACCTTCGATCCACCGCAAACGGTGGGAGATATTGTTAGTTTAATAAAAAAATCGATTTAA